In one window of Leifsonia sp. NPDC080035 DNA:
- a CDS encoding ABC transporter ATP-binding protein produces MSGLTIRDLTVTMGTGQRARQIITGIDLDVPAGRITGLAGESGSGKTMTGLAALGLLPAGGRAAGRIEYDGRNVLDLRARELNALRGSRIAMVFQDPTASLHPMLTIERQLTDHLRRHRGLSKRDAVARARETLEVVRVPDPDGALRKYPHQFSGGQLQRIAIAIAIVCGPDVLIADEPTTALDVTVQAGILRLLRSLCDELDLAVLLVTHDLGVMSALADSIAVMRHGAIVEHGDRHQVITAPADPYTRALIDALPTADREDG; encoded by the coding sequence GTGAGCGGGCTCACGATCCGCGACCTGACGGTGACGATGGGCACCGGCCAGCGCGCGCGACAGATCATCACCGGGATCGACCTCGATGTGCCGGCCGGCCGCATCACCGGTCTGGCGGGGGAGTCCGGCTCCGGCAAGACCATGACCGGTCTCGCCGCGCTGGGACTGCTCCCCGCGGGCGGCCGCGCCGCCGGCCGCATCGAGTACGACGGGCGCAACGTGCTCGACCTGCGCGCTCGCGAGCTGAACGCGCTGCGCGGATCGCGCATCGCCATGGTGTTCCAGGACCCGACGGCGAGCCTGCACCCCATGCTCACCATCGAGCGTCAGCTGACCGACCACCTGCGTCGGCACCGCGGACTCTCCAAGCGGGATGCCGTGGCGAGAGCCAGGGAGACGCTCGAGGTGGTCCGCGTCCCCGACCCGGACGGCGCGCTGCGGAAGTACCCGCACCAGTTCTCCGGCGGCCAGCTGCAGCGGATCGCGATCGCCATCGCGATCGTGTGCGGGCCGGACGTCCTGATCGCGGACGAGCCGACCACCGCGCTGGACGTCACGGTGCAGGCGGGCATCCTCCGGCTGCTCCGCTCGCTGTGCGACGAACTCGACCTCGCTGTCCTGCTCGTCACCCACGACCTCGGCGTCATGTCCGCGCTCGCGGACAGCATCGCCGTGATGCGGCACGGGGCCATCGTCGAGCACGGCGACCGCCACCAGGTGATCACCGCGCCGGCCGATCCCTACACGCGCGCGCTGATCGACGCGCTTCCGACGGCGGACAGGGAGGACGGATGA